A region of the Deinococcus misasensis DSM 22328 genome:
ATGGATGTCTGCCACCAAATAGGCATCCATGTAAAACACCTGTGCCAAGTGGTTTTCTTCACGTCTGGTAGCAGTCAAATTGATTTTGATTTCTGCAGGGATTCCAAAGAATTTCTTCGCTTCCAATCTGGCCAGTTCCGCAATTTCCAGTGCCTTCTCGGGATCAAGCATGGTGGCCACCAAACATGAGACTGAAACCCACCGAAAACACGAAAATGAACAGCAAGAACGCCAATGCAGATACCACAGCCCAAAACAGAACAAACAGAACGGCCAGAACAGCATCAAAAAATTCGGACCAGCTCATGCCTCCACCTTTCCAACCCGGTAACGGGGCACATCTTTCAGCTCCTGCCAGAAACCGTCACGCTTCCACTCGTCAATCAGTCGAGCACCAGCATTTTTCCTGCAGGCACCCTCGCGCTGGGCAATGTCCATGCGCTGGATGCAGTTCATCAGGTATTCAAGTCGGTCAATGCCCTGATCCAGCAGGCGCAGGGTCTGCCAGAGCACATGGCGGTAAAGATTCACGCTGTGGTGATCGCGCAATTTGGCTGCAATCCCGTCAGCCATCACAGAAACCAATGCGCTACGTTGGGCAAGACGGGCATCCCGAAGGGTTGGCAGGTCGAAAACGTCCCAATCGGCATCCGAGGCGCACCGGAGAGTCATAGATAACGAATTCTGGTTAAGTTTGGAGGGGGATAACGTCCAATTACTTACTAATAAGTTTGTGTTTATTACCTCTTCAGATATATCTTTTGACTCTCCGATCCCCGTATTCAGGGATTTCCAAGCGGTTTTTCCGGCCTCCACATCTGCGTTCAAATCGCGGTACTGGTGCTGGAGGTCTTCGGTTCTGACCTTTGGCCAGATGTGGGTATGACGGGGGTTCAGCTTCACACAGCACACAGAACCGGTTTTACGGCTCTTGCCCTTCAAGTCCCCTGTCTTTCCCTTCACTGCCACCAGCCCTGCTGCTGTAAGCCCTTTGAGAGCGTCATAGAAGGTGGTCTTCTTGTAACCAGCGTGAGCCATGATGAACTCTGCTGGAATGTGAAAGGTCACGGTGGTCACTGCCTTACTGAGTCCTGCAGCCCGAGCATGCACCATGGCAATCTCAAGGAAGCTTTGATAGATGCGGTCCTGAGCTGCACTCAAATGCAGCCGTTCGTACTCGGGGCAGTCCAGAGTACGCCTGATGGTCTCGGCCACACTTAAACGCGGTTCTGGGGGCTCAGAGCGCACATCATCCCGTCCTCTGGTCACTGCTTTGAAAGATTTGAGGGTACTGGTACTGGGCTGAGGAATTGTAAGGGGTTGTGCGATATCCCCCAATTCCAAAACGCGTTTTTTTGATGGGGTGGCCACCGTGACATCTGCAAACAAGGCACTTTGTTCAGCAATCCGAGCGGCTTTCTCTTCCCCGAGGTTTTTGCTGATGTAAAAGCTGGGATCGAATTTGCCCCTCATGCCCCACGCTCCTGCAGGGCCTGCTGTCCCATCACACGGGCACCCAATCGCATGAGGGAGCACAGCACATGGATGCACTTCTCTCTGATCTGGGCATTCTCAGGTTGGTGCTCCTGCTCTTTGTGAGCATAGGGACGCCAGTAATCCAGCACGGCATGCTGCAATTTCTGGATGGCCTTCAGGTCTCCCTGTTCTGCATAGATTTGTCCGTTTTTTTCCGCCAGTGCAAGATGTTCAAGTGTTTGGGCGCGGTTCATGTCAGGCTCCAAACAGGCCAGAAGGTTTGCTCTGGGCCTGTCTTTCTTTGGCAAGGTTTTCGTGGGTTTTCTGAATGGCTTGTTGCAACTTCTTGATGATGTTGGCCACCAGCTGCTGATCAGCAGGGCGGTCAGCAGGAATCCGGGGCAGGGATGCAGACAGGTCATCGAGGGCCTTTTGAATCCAGAGCAGATCACCAATTTCGGTTCTGTATTTCAGTGCAGGGCCACCGGCAATGTACGCACGGTTTTTGAGGTCCATCATTTGCAGGGGGTTCAGGGGTTCAGTGCTCACTGATGGATCCCCAAGGCATGACGAATGTTTCTGAGGGTGTTGGTGCAGCCACGTTCATAACCACGCGCATCCCCTTCTGAACGTCCAAGGCGGTAAACCTCGACCATGGCCATGCAGATTTTGAAAGCTGATTCAGGATCCTCAAGGAACCCCACTGGAAGCTGAAACAAAGCCCCTTCTTCACCACACTCGCACATCTGGGCCTCACCATAAAAATTCACGACAATCTCTAAGCCGTATGCGGTCAAAGCTTGATTGGTGGCTTCTAATCGGGCTTCCCACTCGGGTTTCAAGCGGTTTTGATGGTCCAGAGGGCTCAGCTCATCCATGTGTTTCTGCTCGATGGCAGCTTTCAAGTCTTCGTTCATCAAGCCACCTCCACAGCAGGGGACACCAAAGCAGGATCGGTGACCAGTCGGGCCAGCGTGGGCAAAAAGTGCTCTCGGGCCTCACGCACAGACACATCCCGGTCACCAATCTGGAAACCAGCGAAACGGACCTTAGAAGCAGAAGATTTCTTCATACATCCTCCCTCATACCTAAGTTAGGTATTAAGTCTGCGACCTGACAATTTAGGGCTTGGGCAATTTCAGACAAAAAATTGACGCTGGGACTGTGTTTCCCTGCTTCAATCTCACTGATATAGCTCTGATTTTTGTCAGTCCCCCACAGCCTTACGGCAAGTTCTTTCTGTGTCAAAGACGCGTTTTCACGCATTTCTTTGATTTTGGTGCCTACAGCCTCTTTCATAAGTCAAAGATATCACACATGTATGAGGTCACTCAAGACCATCACATATATGTGATTGTAAACACAAGTATGAAGGATTAAGGTGGTTATACATAAGTCATGGCAGGAGTTGTGCTGATGGAAGAAAACTCGATGACAGCGCAAGAAATTGGTGCATTTCTGGCCAAAAAACGCAAGGCCCTAGGGCTGACTCAGCCACAAGTGGCCGAGCTGGTAGGGATGACTTCATACCAATACTTAAGCTATATTGAGAATGGAAAAGTTAACGTCCTCAGATCTGAATATTTTGATGATCTGGTAAAAGCACTTCGCCTTTCAGAGGAAGAAGTGAGGACGCTGAAACCTAGCGCAATCATCACGGTTGCGCCAGATACTCCTGTTACACCTCAAACCTCGTATAGAACAGTGGAAATCCCTGCAGGCTTACAGGAATTGATCGATGGACTCAGCCACAAATGGCCAGAGCTGCAGGATCCTGACATCCAGCAGGGACTTGCACAGATCAAACGCCGGGGGCCTGGACCAGAGACCTTTGATGAGTGGCTGGACTTCTATTCAGCCATCAGAAAGCACCTGAGAAAGCGGGAATAGCTCATGTACGATCTTTTGCATGAGTTTATTTTTTATGTTCAGAAAAAGCACAGAATGTATGGTTATGAAACAGATTATAGAATCCTTGCGGATAAATTGGATATTGCTGTTTCATATCATCCTTACAACACGGCTTTAACTTACAAGGCGTTCTTTCCAATCATCACCATCAATTACAACCAGAGCGTAGAGCGTGTGCGGTTCTGTGGAATGCACGAAATTGCCCATGTCATGCTTTCTGATTGCGGAATTGAAGAATCCATAGTGAATCACTTTGGAGGGGATGAACTGGATGCAGAGCCCTACATTGAAAAGTTCTGCAATGTGGCTGCATCACACCTGCTGATCCCCCATCCTGTGGTGCATGTGGCTCTGGACCGGTGGGACTACACTCCCATGGCCATTCTGGAAATGGCCAGGCTGAGCAGGGCAGACCTGCAGACAGCACTGAAGCGGATGGTGCACCTGCAGGAAACAGCCAGTGTTGCAGGCATGCTGTGCTCTGGACGTACAGTGCTGGACCTCAGCAAGCACAACTTCAGATTGCCAATCAGACGGTATGAAGTGCTGCCAAGCAACCATCCAGCATTCAATGCAGCCTCTGGACACAACACCAGAATAGAGATGGACGGTAATATAGATTTGTTGGTTACACGCATACAGAACACACAAAAGATTGTCGGTCTGTATGTCGGAACTTGGTAAAGGAGATAACCTATGCGAGTCGTAATCTTGGCATCTTTTCTGTTACTTAGTACAGCTTTAGGGCAAAAAATTGGTAATCCTCAAGCTTCATGTGAAAAGCTTTACACTAACGATGAAAGCATTCTTCTATTTTGTTCTGTGTCGGGAGCATATTCTTCCAATGGTAAAACCTTAATGTCAGTAGAGAAGAGAGCTGTTAAATTTTATGATATGTATCAAATTATTAATGATATTGATACAGGGAAAATTAGTAAGGAACACTTGGGAAGAAATACGGAAAGCGGATTTAGCGAATATTGGGTTAAAAATCAGATAAATAACACACAGGGTGCAATAGGTGCAGGACGTTACGATTTCCCTTTTAGGATCATTTTGAAACCGAATGTGGAATACACTTCAATCCTTTACTCTTTGACATTCTATTTTTCTGATAATACTCAAAAGTACGTTTCTACTAAAATTCCTATAAACATGGCAAAATTGAGGAAATGAAAGCAGCAATCTACCTCAGAGTCTCCAGCGACAACCAAACTGAGAAATACGGTCTGGCCACCCAAGAAGCAGCTTGCAGGGGCTATGCTGCTCGCTCTGGTCTGGAGGTCTTGGCGGTTTTCACCGATGTGATCAGCGGAACAAAGGAGACCAGAACCGGATTCACAGAACTGCTTGCCCGAGCGTCAGAGTTTGACGTATGTATCGTGTATGCGGTGGACCGGCTTGCAAGATCTGTGCCAGTGGCCTACACCCTACTATCTGCCCTCAGTGATGTGGGGATGCAGGTGCACAGTGCCATTGAAGGAGTTCTTGACGTTGTAGATGATGCAGCTGCCCTGAACTTTGGTCTTAGGGCGGTCATGGCAGATGCTGAAAGACGTAGGATCGTAACGCGCATGTACGCTGGCAAACTGGCAAAGGTCAGGGGTGGCCAGCCAGTGATCAAACCTGCTGCTTACGGCTACCGGGATGGCCAGATCCTTGAGGAGCAGGCGCAATGGGTGCGCTGGATCTTCAAAGAGATCTGTCACACAGGATCAAACCAACTGTGTGACCAGCTCACAGCTTGGGGAATCCCCACACCCACCGGACGGGGTGAATGGGGTACCAGCACCATCAGGCAAATTGTCAGGAACCCCCTCTACAAAGGCACATACGAGTATGGCCGAAAAGGGGAGAGGCTGACCATCTCCATGCCTGACATGCGCCTGGTCACCGATGCCATGTGGACAGCTGCAGGTGAAGCACTGGAAAGAAGGTACAGAAACCAGAACCGGCCAGGCTCACAACATGGCCTGTATCCCCTGATGGGATCCATCAAGTGTGGTCTGTGCAAATCCACCATGAGCGGCAACCGGCAAGGGGTGAACAAGCACCCGTATTACTTTTGCAGGGGTCGGCTGTTGCGCAGAAACAGGATCTGCACTCACAGCAAATATTACCCGGTGGATGACATTCATCAAGCAGTGCTAGAGGGTGTTAAACTGTTAAGTCGGGTCAAAGACCCTGAACTTCTGGCCAGCATGGTCGAAGTCCCGAGCACACCAGTCTTACCAGACCTCAGTGAAAAACGCCGCAAGTTGGAAGGCCAGAGAAAAAGGCTGAAAACTGCGTTCATTGAGCTTAGGGCGATCAGTGAGAAGGAATTCAAGGAAGACATGGACCGCATCGATGCAGCCATGAAAGCCCTGGAGGTGACTCCGCTGGTGCCTGAAGTTCCAGAGTTTGATGCTGTGGCATGGATGGCCAAACTGAAGACCCTGAAAGATGCACCGCTCTCTGAACTGGTCCGAAAAGCTGGTATCACAGTGATGGTGTTTCCCGGTGGAGATGTGAAGTTGAGGTTACGCAATGAATGACGTACAGAAGGAAAAAAACTGATGGGGGCTAGTGGTGCCACTTTCCACATCATCACTTATGGCTGCCAGATGAATGAATACGACACCCATCTGGTGGAATCCCAATTGGTGGCCCTGGGCATGGACATGGTGGATTCACCGGACCATGCCGATCTGGTGCTGCTGAACACCTGCGCAGTGCGTGGGAAACCCGTGGACAAGGTTCGGACGGTTCTGGGCTTGCTCAGAAAAGAGAAGCAGAAACGCAATCTGGTGGTCGGCATGATGGGCTGTCTGGCCCAACTGGAAGAAGGCCAGCAGATTGCCCGCAAATTTGAAGTGGATGTCCTGATTGGACCGGGTGCCATTCTGGACATCTCCAAAGCCTTGGAGAACAACGAGCGCTTCTGGAGCCTGCAATTCAAAGATGAACTGCACGACTTCATTCCGCCTGCACCCACCGGCAAGTTGCAGGCCCACCTGACCATCATGCGTGGATGCGACCACCACTGCACCTACTGCATCGTGCCCACCACCCGAGGCCCTCAGGTGTCCCGTCATCCTGACCTGATCATGAAAGAACTGGACATGCTGCTGGCCGCCGGAGTGCAGGAAGTGACCCTGCTCGGGCAGAACGTGAACAGTTATGGGATTGATCAGGGGCAGCGGGTGGCTGGCATTCCCAGTTTCGCTGAACTCTTGCGCATGGTGGGGAGCAGTGGCATCAAGCGGGTCAAATTCACCACCTCCCATCCCATGAACTTCACCGAAGATGTGGCGCAGGCCATGGCCGAAACCCCAGCGGTGTGCAATTACGTGCACCTGCCGGTCCAGAGCGGTTCCAATCGGGTTTTGCGTCGCATGGCCCGCGAGTACACCATCGAGAAGTATCTGGAGCACATCGCTGCCGTGAAGAAGTGGATGCCCGATGTGGTGCTGGCCACCGACATCATCGTGGGCTTCTCTGGCGAAACCGAAGAGGACTTCCAGCAAACCATGGACCTCTTTGATGAGGTGGGCTACGATCAGGCCTACATGTTTGCCTACAGTGCCCGTCCGGGGACACCCAGTTACAAGCACTTTGACGACATGCCCAGAGAAGTCAAAATTGAGCGCCTGAAGCGTTTGATTGACAAACAGAAAGAGTGGGCCCTCAAGAAGAATGGGGCTTTTGTGGGACAGGATGTGGAAGTCCTGTTGCGTGGAGATGCCACCGATCCCAGTTTGCTGGAAGGGCACACCCGGGGCAACCATCCCATTTTCATTCCCAAGGTGCCGGGTCTGGACCGACCGGGCATTTACACGGTCAGGGTCAGCCATGCCACGCCACACAGCATGTTCGGCAATTTCTTGGACGCTCAGGGACAGGTGCTTGTGCCTGTCAAGAACGCTGCAGTGAACGTTTAGACCTTCAAACCATAAGATCAAATGAAACCAGCATGCCTCCCTCTGTGGGGCGTGTGGTTTTTTTGTATGACTTTGTTCCCTACAATGATGAGAGACGGAGGTGCACAGCCATGGCAGACAAAGGACGAATCCTGATCATCGAAGATGAAACCGTGCTGCGCATGATGCTGCAACGCCTTTTGACCACTCAAGGTTATGACATTCTGGTGGCCGACCGTTACCACAGCGCAGAAGAAGCCATCACCTCGGGCCAAGCGGCCGATCTGGTGCTCATGGACCTCAACCTGCCTGGAGGCAGTGGTTTTGACCTGATCCGCCTGATCCGCACCCACTGGAAGGTGCCTGTGATTGTGCTTTCAGGCATGAAGCAAGAGGCCAGTGTGTTGCGTGCTCTGGAGGAAGGGGCTGTGGACTTTGTGCAAAAGCCTTTCAGCCCTCAAGAGTTGCTGATGCGCCTGAAAAGGTACCTGCCATGTGGCGACGTTTCGGCCTGATCAGCCTGAGTTTGCTGGCGTTCCTGATTGTGGGGGTGATCCTCGGGACGCTGGCTTTGCTGTCTTATGTGCTGCTCAAGCCTGAACTGGCCCAGCAATCTGAGGTGGTGTACCGTGTGTTGCTGGTGTGCATTGTAGGCGGTCTGGCAGCCATTGTGCTCACTGCCCTTTATCAGGTGTTTTACTTCACCTACACCGAGGCCATGCAACGCAAGGTTCAAAGGGAACAGGAAAAGTGGTCGGGGATCTGGTTTGCTGTGTTGTTCGAACAGGCCCCTCTGCCCGCCAGAGTCTCTGAAATCGGTGCCGACACCTTGATCCTGCTCAAAGAATCCCTGAAAGGGGAGGCCGCAGACCACATCCGCAGCATTTATGAGCAATGTGGCCTGCTGGAACGGGACCAGAAAGCCATGATCGGCTGGAACCTGCTGGAACGGCGGGTGCGTGTGCTGGAACGCTGGGCGGTGCTGGCCGATCCGCGCACCTATCCCACGCTGGTGGAGTATTGCCTCCATCCCCATCCAGAGTTGCGCCGTCTGGCGGTGCTGTCTCTGGCCCGTTCGATGGGGTACTCCGATGTGGGACCTGCCCATGTGGCCGTGACCTTTGAGCGTCTGCTCAATCTGGATCGCTTTGGCTCGGGTTGGATTGAACAGGTGCTGGTGCTGCTGGGCTCCTCCTCGGTGAAATTGATTCAGGACATTCTGGTGCGGTTTCCAGAGCCGATGAAACTCAGGGCGCTCAATGCCCTGATCCGTTTGCGTTTGTGGGAGTGCCTGCCAGAGTGCCTGCCGCTTTTGCGTTCACACAACCCGGAGATGCGTGCAGCCGTGCTCAAGGTGTTTTCCAGCCTTCAATATGTGCCAGAGGAAGCCACCACCGACGTGGCAGTGCTCCTGAAAGATCCGGTGTGGTTTGTGCGTTCACAGGCCGCTTTGGCTTTTGCGGGCATCCACGAGGAATGGGCTTTTCAGAAGCTGTATGACGCTCTGGCCGATCAGGCGTGGTGGGTGCGCCACAACATTGCAGGGGTTCTGCTGCAGAAAGGCCCGAAAGGCATGGAGACCTTGCAG
Encoded here:
- a CDS encoding helix-turn-helix transcriptional regulator, encoding MKEAVGTKIKEMRENASLTQKELAVRLWGTDKNQSYISEIEAGKHSPSVNFLSEIAQALNCQVADLIPNLGMREDV
- a CDS encoding helix-turn-helix domain-containing protein; translation: MAGVVLMEENSMTAQEIGAFLAKKRKALGLTQPQVAELVGMTSYQYLSYIENGKVNVLRSEYFDDLVKALRLSEEEVRTLKPSAIITVAPDTPVTPQTSYRTVEIPAGLQELIDGLSHKWPELQDPDIQQGLAQIKRRGPGPETFDEWLDFYSAIRKHLRKRE
- a CDS encoding ImmA/IrrE family metallo-endopeptidase translates to MYDLLHEFIFYVQKKHRMYGYETDYRILADKLDIAVSYHPYNTALTYKAFFPIITINYNQSVERVRFCGMHEIAHVMLSDCGIEESIVNHFGGDELDAEPYIEKFCNVAASHLLIPHPVVHVALDRWDYTPMAILEMARLSRADLQTALKRMVHLQETASVAGMLCSGRTVLDLSKHNFRLPIRRYEVLPSNHPAFNAASGHNTRIEMDGNIDLLVTRIQNTQKIVGLYVGTW
- a CDS encoding recombinase family protein is translated as MKAAIYLRVSSDNQTEKYGLATQEAACRGYAARSGLEVLAVFTDVISGTKETRTGFTELLARASEFDVCIVYAVDRLARSVPVAYTLLSALSDVGMQVHSAIEGVLDVVDDAAALNFGLRAVMADAERRRIVTRMYAGKLAKVRGGQPVIKPAAYGYRDGQILEEQAQWVRWIFKEICHTGSNQLCDQLTAWGIPTPTGRGEWGTSTIRQIVRNPLYKGTYEYGRKGERLTISMPDMRLVTDAMWTAAGEALERRYRNQNRPGSQHGLYPLMGSIKCGLCKSTMSGNRQGVNKHPYYFCRGRLLRRNRICTHSKYYPVDDIHQAVLEGVKLLSRVKDPELLASMVEVPSTPVLPDLSEKRRKLEGQRKRLKTAFIELRAISEKEFKEDMDRIDAAMKALEVTPLVPEVPEFDAVAWMAKLKTLKDAPLSELVRKAGITVMVFPGGDVKLRLRNE
- the miaB gene encoding tRNA (N6-isopentenyl adenosine(37)-C2)-methylthiotransferase MiaB; translation: MGASGATFHIITYGCQMNEYDTHLVESQLVALGMDMVDSPDHADLVLLNTCAVRGKPVDKVRTVLGLLRKEKQKRNLVVGMMGCLAQLEEGQQIARKFEVDVLIGPGAILDISKALENNERFWSLQFKDELHDFIPPAPTGKLQAHLTIMRGCDHHCTYCIVPTTRGPQVSRHPDLIMKELDMLLAAGVQEVTLLGQNVNSYGIDQGQRVAGIPSFAELLRMVGSSGIKRVKFTTSHPMNFTEDVAQAMAETPAVCNYVHLPVQSGSNRVLRRMAREYTIEKYLEHIAAVKKWMPDVVLATDIIVGFSGETEEDFQQTMDLFDEVGYDQAYMFAYSARPGTPSYKHFDDMPREVKIERLKRLIDKQKEWALKKNGAFVGQDVEVLLRGDATDPSLLEGHTRGNHPIFIPKVPGLDRPGIYTVRVSHATPHSMFGNFLDAQGQVLVPVKNAAVNV
- a CDS encoding response regulator transcription factor gives rise to the protein MADKGRILIIEDETVLRMMLQRLLTTQGYDILVADRYHSAEEAITSGQAADLVLMDLNLPGGSGFDLIRLIRTHWKVPVIVLSGMKQEASVLRALEEGAVDFVQKPFSPQELLMRLKRYLPCGDVSA
- a CDS encoding HEAT repeat domain-containing protein, which codes for MWRRFGLISLSLLAFLIVGVILGTLALLSYVLLKPELAQQSEVVYRVLLVCIVGGLAAIVLTALYQVFYFTYTEAMQRKVQREQEKWSGIWFAVLFEQAPLPARVSEIGADTLILLKESLKGEAADHIRSIYEQCGLLERDQKAMIGWNLLERRVRVLERWAVLADPRTYPTLVEYCLHPHPELRRLAVLSLARSMGYSDVGPAHVAVTFERLLNLDRFGSGWIEQVLVLLGSSSVKLIQDILVRFPEPMKLRALNALIRLRLWECLPECLPLLRSHNPEMRAAVLKVFSSLQYVPEEATTDVAVLLKDPVWFVRSQAALAFAGIHEEWAFQKLYDALADQAWWVRHNIAGVLLQKGPKGMETLQKAAHGHPDRYARDMASQQIFALQTGM